The following coding sequences lie in one Actinopolymorpha sp. NPDC004070 genomic window:
- a CDS encoding RNA methyltransferase — protein sequence MREDVSPKDRFVTVYGFRPVLAALADEALQIDKVLVAEGSRGPSVREIVAAADARGVPVRREPAHRITLLSGNGRHDNGVLADVVAPRMRTLAGALDVRHHERPRTVLVLDGITTPSNVGMILRSATAAGVAGVVVPHHGVAGIDPLVVKASAGVAFRAPVLRAETAQDAVERLVEAGYAVFGLAADAPETVFDAEVPPFAAFVLGSETSGVSPAIRPYVGTWVRIPMPGDVESLNVAGAAAVVSFELVRRGLTTSTPTTSGRG from the coding sequence GTGCGGGAAGACGTGTCGCCCAAGGACCGGTTCGTGACCGTGTACGGCTTCCGGCCGGTGCTGGCCGCGCTCGCCGACGAGGCGCTGCAGATCGACAAGGTGCTGGTGGCCGAGGGGTCCCGCGGCCCGTCGGTGCGCGAGATCGTCGCTGCCGCCGACGCCAGGGGAGTGCCGGTACGCCGGGAGCCGGCTCATCGGATCACCCTGCTGTCCGGCAACGGGCGGCACGACAACGGCGTGCTGGCCGACGTGGTGGCGCCGCGGATGCGGACCCTCGCCGGTGCGCTCGACGTACGCCACCACGAGCGACCGCGCACCGTGCTCGTGCTGGACGGGATCACCACCCCGTCGAACGTCGGGATGATCCTGCGCTCGGCCACCGCGGCCGGCGTAGCCGGCGTCGTCGTACCCCACCACGGCGTGGCCGGCATCGACCCGCTGGTGGTGAAGGCCTCCGCGGGCGTGGCGTTCCGGGCTCCGGTGCTGCGGGCGGAGACCGCGCAGGACGCGGTCGAGCGCCTGGTCGAGGCGGGGTACGCGGTGTTCGGGCTGGCCGCCGACGCGCCGGAGACGGTGTTCGACGCGGAGGTGCCGCCGTTCGCCGCGTTCGTGCTGGGCAGCGAGACGTCCGGGGTGAGCCCGGCGATCCGGCCCTACGTCGGCACCTGGGTGCGGATCCCGATGCCGGGAGACGTCGAGTCGCTCAACGTCGCCGGCGCGGCCGCCGTGGTGTCGTTCGAACTCGTACGCCGCGGACTGACCACGAGCACGCCGACCACGAGCGGACGGGGCTGA
- a CDS encoding class I SAM-dependent methyltransferase, producing MSTNSTGAGGTADSTGSAGSALNDYIRPADPTQRERRAESFGASAAAYAEFRPSYPEAAVRWALEPVAGDDVVRVLDLAAGTGKLTEVVRGLGVEVVAVEPDDAMLAELHRRLPDVLALHGTAEAIPAPDGAFDAVVVGQAFHWFDRDRALVEIARVLRPGGVLATLWNLHDDGVAWVAGLNEVVQALGSVRETRESPMRQELFEHLAFTDQATAEFGSHERRTSEQVVRMLGTHSRILVMDEVDRAQVLARVRGYLRARPETFSGEFDVPLVTIALRAVRI from the coding sequence ATGTCCACCAACTCCACCGGGGCCGGCGGGACGGCCGACTCCACCGGGTCCGCCGGGTCGGCTCTCAACGACTACATCCGCCCGGCCGACCCCACCCAACGCGAACGGCGCGCGGAGTCGTTCGGTGCCAGTGCCGCCGCCTACGCGGAGTTCCGGCCGAGCTACCCCGAGGCCGCGGTGCGCTGGGCACTCGAACCCGTCGCGGGCGACGATGTCGTACGCGTGCTGGACCTCGCCGCCGGGACCGGCAAGCTGACCGAGGTGGTCCGCGGTCTCGGCGTGGAGGTCGTCGCGGTCGAGCCCGACGACGCGATGCTGGCCGAGCTTCACCGGCGGCTGCCCGACGTGCTTGCTCTCCACGGGACCGCGGAGGCGATTCCCGCACCCGACGGCGCGTTCGACGCGGTGGTGGTGGGGCAGGCGTTCCACTGGTTCGACCGGGACCGTGCCCTCGTGGAGATCGCCCGGGTGCTGCGGCCCGGTGGAGTACTCGCCACGCTGTGGAACCTGCACGACGACGGTGTCGCGTGGGTGGCCGGACTCAACGAGGTGGTGCAGGCGCTGGGTTCGGTCCGCGAGACCCGCGAGTCGCCCATGCGGCAGGAGTTGTTCGAGCACCTGGCGTTCACCGACCAGGCGACCGCGGAGTTCGGGTCCCACGAACGCCGGACCAGTGAGCAGGTGGTCCGGATGCTCGGCACGCACTCGCGGATCCTGGTGATGGACGAGGTCGACCGAGCACAGGTGCTCGCCCGCGTCCGCGGCTACCTGCGGGCCAGGCCGGAGACCTTCTCCGGAGAGTTCGACGTTCCGCTCGTCACCATCGCCCTCCGCGCGGTCCGGATCTAG
- a CDS encoding polysaccharide lyase 8 family protein produces the protein MVVLLLSLLGLGVPADTPGDSDGSSGHDAHSPGSSGDGGSSSTSSGSVNSADSFDTLRLRWKDSLDGGPDLNTEDPDVARRITGITQAARGFWETMDTTPQTYVWSDLADVSANGYAIDATYVRLRAMTLAFSTAGSPLHGDAALRDDIITALDWVNTHWYNDATVARGNWWEWYVGAPTRLKDITVMLYDELSPAQLHNYTAALDHFVPSDIGTWRGANATDILVHQLVSGVLQKSSERITNVRNLIPPLLDYATSGVGFYEDGSYLDHVAVAYNLSYGKEYLNSLSNIVYLLSGSPWDIAAQDAGKFYATIYNGYEPLVYKGAGMDMVRGRAIGRDIEQDHDAGHAVIANIATIATVAPPEQAARFKAMIKSWVGADTYKNFYAASNSRATLFVVTTVKEIMADPAIEPRPEPIGHYAYNSMDRTVHRAKGFAFAIAKSSKRVLNYEQMNNENAKAWYTGDGMTYLYNDDLGQFAGNFWPTVDMARLPGTTTEVRPRFRGNPEGNVQNGDGEGVPTNSWSGGSVLGNFGASGLHLRPVGGVLGGSLSARKSWFMFDDEIVALGSDITTTTPAGRRVETVVENRKLNTEGTNRLTADGEAEPSTPGWSRELTDVGWINLGGNDVRDSIGYYFPGGATVDALRDTRTGRWSDLSANGSGGPEYTNHFMTLTLDHGVDPAAASYSYVLLPNRTPAQTRDYARRPDIAVLANTAAVHAVRENTLGVTGYNFWTDAATRAGEVTSNRRASVMTREVAGDTFEIAVNDPTMENPGTIDLEVDRAALSLVSGDPRITVTQLSPTIKLAVDVHAARGKSFTAKFRLAQGR, from the coding sequence GTGGTCGTTCTGCTGCTTTCTCTGCTGGGGCTGGGTGTTCCCGCTGACACGCCCGGTGACAGCGACGGCTCCTCCGGCCACGACGCCCACTCGCCCGGCTCGTCCGGTGACGGGGGCAGCTCGTCCACTTCCTCCGGCTCGGTGAACTCCGCCGACTCCTTCGACACCCTTCGCCTGCGCTGGAAGGACTCCCTGGACGGCGGCCCGGACCTGAACACCGAGGACCCCGACGTCGCGCGCCGGATCACCGGCATCACCCAGGCGGCGCGGGGCTTCTGGGAGACGATGGACACGACTCCGCAGACCTACGTCTGGAGCGACCTCGCCGACGTCAGCGCGAACGGCTACGCGATCGACGCGACGTACGTCCGGCTGCGGGCGATGACGCTGGCCTTCTCCACGGCGGGTTCCCCCCTGCACGGCGACGCCGCCCTGCGAGACGACATCATCACCGCCCTGGACTGGGTGAACACCCACTGGTACAACGATGCGACCGTGGCGCGGGGCAACTGGTGGGAGTGGTACGTCGGCGCTCCCACCCGGCTCAAGGACATCACGGTGATGCTGTACGACGAGCTGAGCCCGGCGCAGCTGCACAACTACACCGCGGCCCTCGACCATTTCGTGCCGTCCGACATCGGAACCTGGCGAGGCGCGAACGCCACCGACATTCTGGTGCACCAGCTTGTGAGCGGTGTCCTGCAGAAGAGCAGCGAACGCATCACGAACGTACGAAACCTCATCCCGCCACTGCTGGACTACGCCACCAGCGGGGTCGGCTTCTACGAGGACGGCTCCTACCTCGACCACGTCGCAGTGGCCTACAACCTGTCGTACGGCAAGGAGTACCTCAACAGCCTGTCGAACATCGTCTACCTGCTCAGCGGATCACCGTGGGACATCGCCGCACAGGACGCCGGGAAGTTCTACGCCACGATCTACAACGGCTACGAACCCCTTGTCTACAAGGGCGCCGGGATGGACATGGTGCGCGGCCGCGCGATCGGGCGGGACATCGAGCAGGACCACGACGCCGGGCACGCCGTCATCGCCAACATCGCCACGATCGCCACCGTCGCGCCGCCCGAGCAGGCCGCGAGGTTCAAGGCGATGATCAAGTCCTGGGTGGGTGCGGACACCTACAAGAACTTCTACGCCGCCAGTAACTCCCGGGCCACCTTGTTCGTGGTGACCACCGTGAAGGAGATCATGGCCGATCCGGCGATCGAGCCGCGCCCGGAACCGATCGGCCACTACGCGTACAACAGCATGGACCGGACCGTCCACCGGGCAAAGGGTTTCGCGTTCGCGATCGCCAAGAGTTCCAAGCGGGTGCTGAACTACGAGCAGATGAACAACGAGAACGCCAAGGCCTGGTACACCGGCGACGGCATGACGTACCTCTACAACGACGACCTCGGGCAGTTCGCCGGCAACTTCTGGCCGACCGTCGACATGGCGCGGCTGCCCGGGACCACCACCGAGGTCCGTCCCCGCTTCCGCGGCAACCCCGAGGGAAACGTGCAGAACGGCGACGGGGAAGGGGTGCCGACCAATTCCTGGTCGGGCGGAAGTGTGCTCGGAAACTTCGGTGCCTCGGGCCTGCACCTGCGCCCGGTCGGCGGGGTGCTGGGCGGCTCGCTCAGTGCGCGGAAGTCGTGGTTCATGTTCGACGACGAGATCGTCGCGCTGGGCTCGGACATCACGACCACCACCCCGGCCGGCCGCCGCGTCGAGACCGTCGTGGAGAACCGCAAGCTGAACACGGAGGGCACCAACCGGCTGACCGCCGACGGGGAGGCCGAGCCGAGCACCCCCGGCTGGTCGCGGGAGCTCACTGACGTCGGCTGGATCAACCTCGGCGGCAACGACGTCCGTGACTCCATCGGCTACTACTTCCCGGGCGGCGCGACGGTGGACGCCCTGCGGGACACCCGCACCGGCCGCTGGTCCGACCTGTCCGCCAACGGCAGCGGCGGCCCGGAGTACACCAACCACTTCATGACGCTCACCCTCGACCACGGCGTGGATCCCGCCGCTGCGTCCTACAGCTATGTGCTCCTGCCGAACCGGACTCCGGCGCAGACCCGTGACTACGCAAGGAGGCCGGACATCGCCGTCCTCGCCAACACCGCCGCGGTGCACGCCGTCCGCGAGAACACCCTCGGAGTCACCGGCTACAACTTCTGGACCGACGCGGCCACCAGGGCAGGCGAGGTCACCAGCAACAGGCGTGCCTCGGTGATGACGAGGGAGGTGGCCGGTGACACGTTCGAGATCGCGGTGAACGACCCGACGATGGAGAACCCGGGGACGATCGACCTCGAGGTCGACCGAGCGGCCCTGTCCCTCGTCTCCGGCGATCCCCGGATCACGGTGACCCAGCTGAGCCCGACCATCAAACTCGCGGTGGACGTCCATGCCGCAAGGGGAAAGTCGTTCACCGCGAAGTTCCGCCTGGCGCAGGGTCGGTAG
- a CDS encoding ABC transporter ATP-binding protein: MRSFMKDTSVRGHKLAPGTIRRILAFGRPYRGLLTIFLFLVAVDATVGAVTPLLFRAIIDDGITPRRTDVVVSLAGVVALLALLSAAATLAQRWFSARIGEGLVFDLRTAVFDHVQGMPVAFFSRTQTGALIQRLNGDVLGAQQAFTSTLSNVVSNLLSVVLVLAAMLAMSWQITLLALVLLPLFVLPARMMAPRLRAATAESYRLNATMAQTMTERFNVAGAMLAKLFGRPQDSSRDFAGKAARVRDIGVTTATYAGIFRVSLTLVAALAVALVYGLGGVFAVEGALGIGTVVALTAYLTRLYGPLTSLSNLQVDVMTTLVSFERVLEVLDLPPMVADRADATDLPADVEPALEFDHVSFRYPSAAEVSLASLESVATLSRQAGEEVLRDVTFEVAPGRMVAVVGPSGAGKTTLASLVSRLYDVTGGAVRIGGYNVRSVTQRSLRSVIGVVTQDSHMYHDTIRANLLLARPQATDADLWAALDAARIGPLVAGLPDGLDTVVGDRGYRLSGGERQRLAIARLLLKAPSIVILDEATAHLDSESEAAVQAALATALTGRTSLVIAHRLSTVRDADEILVLDQGQVRERGTHEQLLAAGGLYAELYRTQFARQDGEGELAVVPAS, from the coding sequence ATGCGGTCCTTCATGAAGGACACCTCGGTACGCGGGCACAAGCTCGCTCCCGGCACGATCCGCCGCATCCTCGCGTTCGGCCGCCCCTACCGCGGCCTGCTGACGATCTTCCTGTTCCTGGTGGCCGTCGACGCGACCGTCGGCGCCGTCACTCCCCTGCTCTTCCGCGCGATCATCGACGACGGCATCACCCCACGCCGCACCGACGTCGTGGTGTCCCTGGCCGGCGTCGTCGCGCTTCTCGCCCTGCTGTCCGCCGCCGCCACCCTGGCCCAGCGATGGTTCTCCGCCCGAATCGGCGAGGGCCTCGTCTTCGACCTGCGCACCGCGGTGTTCGACCACGTGCAGGGAATGCCGGTCGCGTTCTTCAGCCGTACGCAGACCGGCGCGCTCATCCAGCGCCTCAACGGCGACGTACTCGGCGCCCAGCAGGCGTTCACCTCCACCCTGTCCAACGTGGTGAGCAACCTGCTCAGTGTGGTGCTCGTGCTCGCCGCGATGCTCGCGATGTCGTGGCAGATCACCCTGCTGGCACTGGTGCTGCTGCCGCTGTTCGTCCTGCCCGCCCGGATGATGGCGCCTCGGCTGCGCGCGGCGACCGCCGAGAGCTACCGGCTCAACGCCACCATGGCCCAGACGATGACCGAGCGGTTCAACGTCGCGGGCGCCATGCTGGCCAAGTTGTTCGGCCGCCCGCAGGACTCCTCCCGCGACTTCGCCGGCAAGGCCGCCCGGGTGCGCGACATCGGGGTGACCACCGCGACGTACGCCGGGATCTTCCGGGTCTCGCTCACTCTCGTGGCCGCGCTCGCGGTGGCCCTGGTCTACGGTCTGGGCGGCGTCTTCGCCGTCGAGGGCGCGCTCGGCATCGGCACGGTGGTCGCGCTCACCGCCTACCTCACCCGGTTGTACGGACCGCTCACCTCGCTGTCGAACCTCCAGGTCGACGTGATGACGACGCTGGTCAGCTTCGAACGGGTCCTCGAGGTGCTCGACCTGCCGCCGATGGTCGCCGACCGCGCGGACGCGACGGACCTCCCGGCGGACGTCGAACCCGCGCTGGAGTTCGACCACGTGTCGTTCCGCTACCCCTCCGCGGCGGAGGTCTCCCTCGCCTCCCTGGAGTCGGTGGCCACGCTGTCCAGGCAGGCCGGTGAGGAGGTGCTGCGCGACGTGACCTTCGAGGTCGCGCCGGGCCGCATGGTCGCCGTCGTCGGCCCCTCCGGCGCCGGCAAGACGACGCTCGCCTCACTGGTGTCCCGGCTGTACGACGTGACCGGCGGCGCCGTTCGCATCGGCGGGTACAACGTGCGTTCGGTCACCCAACGGTCGCTGCGGTCGGTCATCGGCGTGGTGACCCAGGACTCGCACATGTACCACGACACCATCCGCGCCAACCTGCTGCTGGCCCGCCCGCAGGCAACCGACGCCGACCTGTGGGCAGCCCTGGACGCCGCCCGGATCGGTCCCCTGGTGGCCGGTCTGCCCGACGGGCTGGACACGGTCGTCGGCGACCGCGGCTACCGGCTGTCCGGCGGCGAACGCCAGCGGCTCGCCATCGCCCGCCTGCTGCTCAAGGCGCCGTCGATCGTCATCCTGGACGAGGCCACCGCGCACCTGGACTCGGAGTCGGAGGCCGCCGTGCAGGCCGCACTGGCCACCGCGCTGACCGGGCGTACGTCCCTGGTGATCGCGCACCGCCTGTCGACCGTCCGCGACGCCGACGAGATCCTGGTTCTCGACCAGGGGCAGGTACGCGAACGCGGAACGCACGAGCAACTGCTGGCGGCCGGCGGGCTGTATGCCGAGCTGTACCGAACGCAGTTCGCCCGCCAGGACGGCGAGGGCGAACTCGCCGTGGTGCCCGCGTCATGA
- a CDS encoding MarR family transcriptional regulator encodes MHGPDSASDDPRGDAADDPADGSTDDTAEQIAALLDGLVRRQRRAGRGSLEALGVEVTQGQMRVLRTLGHAENPLRISELANQLGIVPRSATSVVDDLEEAGLVARKPDPADRRATLVNLTPAGGRMLARIRRSRRDAMVAMVERLNARERADLLRLLGRLAEDDGCTDRPGHGRS; translated from the coding sequence GTGCACGGACCGGACAGCGCATCGGACGACCCCAGGGGCGACGCGGCCGACGACCCGGCTGACGGCTCGACGGACGACACCGCCGAGCAGATCGCCGCGCTCCTCGACGGGCTGGTCCGGCGGCAGCGCCGGGCCGGGCGCGGCTCGCTGGAGGCGCTCGGCGTCGAGGTCACCCAGGGGCAGATGCGGGTGCTACGGACCCTGGGCCACGCCGAGAACCCGTTGCGGATCAGCGAACTCGCCAACCAGCTGGGCATCGTGCCCCGCTCGGCGACCTCCGTCGTGGACGACCTGGAGGAGGCCGGCCTGGTGGCGAGGAAGCCCGACCCCGCCGATCGCCGGGCGACGCTGGTGAACCTGACACCCGCGGGCGGGCGCATGCTCGCCCGCATCCGGCGCAGCCGCCGTGACGCCATGGTCGCGATGGTCGAACGCCTGAACGCCCGCGAGCGCGCCGACCTGCTGCGGCTGCTGGGCCGGCTGGCCGAGGACGACGGGTGTACCGACCGCCCGGGCCACGGCAGGTCCTAG
- a CDS encoding SWIM zinc finger family protein yields MSPGNPRGPGGSRTSGDWWSDEPAGGGHRPPAATGAGSRRPFGLTWWGRAWVDALEHRAALDPGRLARGRSYARRGAVGRVQLTAGLVMAPVQGSRPDPYTVTIRVPTFRRAEWERVLDVIGTQIGRTAALLDGELPPEVVEDVGAAGLSLLPGPGDIRPACSCPDWGEPCKHAAAVCYLVADLLDADPFTALRLRGRSRDDILTALRARRTAGLPGADSSTPVRHSRVVDDGSVPARSAYADQPGDRPEPPLPPLPPDRPGHPVPLAQEPPPGSGIDPGALSELAAAAARRAWRLATADVEAAPGEETAPEDEPDQP; encoded by the coding sequence GTGAGCCCGGGCAACCCACGCGGACCGGGCGGCAGCCGTACGTCCGGCGACTGGTGGTCCGACGAGCCGGCCGGTGGTGGGCACCGCCCACCGGCGGCCACCGGCGCCGGCAGCCGGCGGCCGTTCGGGCTGACCTGGTGGGGGCGGGCTTGGGTGGACGCCCTCGAACACCGCGCCGCCCTCGACCCGGGCCGGCTCGCCCGCGGTCGTTCCTACGCCCGCCGCGGCGCCGTCGGCCGGGTCCAGCTCACCGCCGGCCTGGTGATGGCGCCGGTGCAGGGCAGCCGCCCGGACCCCTACACCGTGACCATCCGGGTGCCGACGTTCCGGCGGGCCGAGTGGGAGCGGGTGCTCGACGTGATCGGCACCCAGATCGGCCGCACCGCCGCGCTGCTGGACGGCGAGCTTCCCCCGGAGGTGGTCGAGGACGTCGGTGCGGCCGGTCTGAGCCTGCTGCCCGGTCCCGGTGACATCCGGCCGGCCTGTTCTTGTCCTGACTGGGGCGAGCCGTGCAAGCACGCGGCCGCGGTGTGTTACCTCGTCGCCGACCTGCTGGACGCCGACCCGTTCACCGCGCTGCGGTTGCGTGGCCGCAGCCGGGACGACATCCTCACCGCGCTGCGGGCCCGTCGGACCGCCGGCCTGCCCGGCGCCGATTCCTCCACGCCTGTACGCCATTCGCGGGTGGTGGACGACGGGTCGGTGCCGGCGCGTTCGGCGTACGCCGACCAGCCGGGCGATCGCCCCGAGCCGCCGCTCCCGCCACTCCCGCCGGACCGGCCCGGTCACCCGGTGCCACTGGCCCAGGAGCCGCCACCGGGCTCGGGAATCGACCCCGGCGCCCTGTCCGAACTGGCCGCCGCCGCGGCCCGGCGCGCGTGGCGGCTTGCCACCGCCGACGTCGAGGCGGCACCCGGCGAGGAAACGGCGCCTGAGGACGAGCCGGACCAGCCGTAG